In a single window of the Rhodoferax saidenbachensis genome:
- the priA gene encoding replication restart helicase PriA, producing MAHWLSILVQTPAHARLGPVLTYQSEQPRPAGTLVRVPLGTRETLGVVWNGSAIDATGEIDPDKIRAVAGVLEGIAPLNAAWQQLLSFAASYYQRSVGEVALAALPPQLRELNPKQMERRLKRPKAAAGPDATAAPLSAIPALTPEQASAVAQIETYSGPFLLYGATGSGKTEVYLHCVQTLLEQDPDAQALVMVPEINLTPQLEARFIERFAPIYGAQAVVSMHSGMTNPQRLKAWLAAHSGGARIVLGTRMAVFASLPKLKLIVVDEEHDPSYKSSEGARYSARDLAIYRGRLESAKVILGSATPSLESWHQSRPAEEGGRYLRLHMPSRIGQTGKLPLVRRVDMNHQPRKAVFSLPLIDAIKERVLRGEQCLVFLNRRGYAPVLHCAECDWKSACPHCSAFRVFHKIDRTLRCHHCGFTERVPRACPSCGNVDIGTLGRGTEQLEEHLAELLADVRRPNTVSDAFPEGEPLRIARIDADTTRLKGALEEQLAAVHAGEVDVLVGTQMIAKGHDFRRITLVAAVNPDGALFSSDFRAPERLFSLLMQAAGRSGRDAALGAQSEVWVQTFQPAHPLYAALKTYDYPAFAKQQLKEREQAAMPPFSAQALVRADARTQEAAQAFLNAARQSAQTDMAQWEGWAPLLEQITLYPAVPMSIQRVANVERAQMLVESPSRAALQQFLEAWQSVLHATRGLPECKGLIRWAIDVDPLAI from the coding sequence ATGGCGCACTGGCTGAGCATTCTTGTCCAGACCCCGGCGCACGCCAGGCTGGGGCCGGTACTCACCTACCAAAGTGAGCAGCCGCGACCTGCGGGAACGCTGGTGCGGGTGCCACTGGGCACGCGCGAGACCCTGGGTGTGGTGTGGAATGGCAGCGCTATCGACGCCACCGGCGAGATAGACCCGGACAAGATCCGCGCGGTGGCCGGCGTGCTCGAAGGGATTGCCCCGCTGAATGCTGCCTGGCAGCAATTGCTCAGCTTCGCCGCCAGCTACTACCAGCGCTCGGTCGGTGAGGTGGCGCTGGCCGCGCTGCCGCCCCAATTGCGTGAACTGAACCCCAAGCAAATGGAGCGCCGACTCAAGCGCCCCAAGGCCGCCGCAGGCCCGGACGCTACCGCTGCCCCCCTGTCCGCCATCCCTGCGCTCACGCCCGAGCAGGCCTCCGCCGTGGCGCAGATCGAGACGTACAGCGGCCCCTTTCTGCTGTATGGCGCCACCGGCAGCGGGAAGACCGAGGTTTACCTGCACTGCGTGCAAACCCTGCTGGAACAAGACCCCGACGCACAGGCGCTGGTGATGGTGCCCGAGATCAACCTCACACCGCAGCTCGAAGCGCGCTTTATCGAGCGTTTTGCGCCGATCTACGGCGCGCAGGCCGTCGTGTCCATGCACAGCGGCATGACCAACCCGCAGCGCCTCAAGGCCTGGCTGGCCGCGCACAGCGGCGGCGCGCGCATTGTGCTGGGCACCCGCATGGCGGTGTTTGCATCGCTGCCCAAGCTCAAGCTCATCGTGGTCGACGAAGAGCACGACCCCAGCTACAAAAGCAGCGAAGGTGCGCGTTACTCCGCCCGCGACCTGGCCATTTACCGCGGCCGGCTCGAAAGCGCCAAAGTCATTCTGGGATCGGCCACCCCTTCGCTGGAAAGCTGGCACCAGAGCCGCCCGGCCGAAGAGGGCGGGCGCTACCTGCGGCTGCACATGCCATCGCGCATTGGGCAAACGGGCAAGCTACCGCTGGTGCGGCGCGTGGACATGAACCACCAGCCGCGCAAAGCCGTGTTCTCCCTGCCGCTGATTGACGCCATCAAGGAACGTGTGTTGCGCGGCGAGCAGTGTCTGGTGTTTTTGAACCGGCGCGGCTACGCACCAGTGCTGCACTGCGCCGAGTGCGACTGGAAAAGCGCCTGCCCACATTGCAGTGCCTTCCGCGTGTTCCACAAGATCGACCGCACGCTGCGCTGCCACCACTGCGGCTTTACCGAACGCGTGCCGCGCGCCTGCCCGAGCTGCGGCAATGTCGACATCGGCACGCTGGGCCGTGGCACCGAACAGTTGGAAGAACACCTGGCCGAGCTGCTGGCCGATGTGCGCCGCCCCAACACCGTGAGCGACGCTTTCCCCGAAGGTGAGCCGCTGCGCATTGCCCGCATCGACGCCGACACCACGCGCCTCAAAGGCGCACTCGAAGAACAACTGGCCGCCGTGCACGCGGGCGAGGTGGACGTGCTGGTCGGCACCCAGATGATCGCCAAGGGCCACGACTTCCGCCGCATCACGCTGGTCGCCGCGGTGAACCCGGACGGCGCCTTGTTCAGCAGCGATTTCCGCGCGCCCGAACGCCTGTTCAGCCTGTTGATGCAGGCCGCCGGCCGCTCCGGGCGCGACGCCGCGCTGGGCGCGCAGAGCGAGGTCTGGGTGCAGACCTTCCAGCCCGCCCACCCGCTGTACGCCGCGCTCAAGACCTACGACTACCCCGCCTTTGCCAAACAGCAACTCAAAGAACGCGAACAGGCCGCCATGCCGCCCTTCAGCGCGCAAGCCCTGGTGCGCGCCGACGCACGCACGCAGGAAGCCGCGCAGGCTTTCCTGAACGCCGCCCGCCAGAGCGCGCAGACCGACATGGCGCAATGGGAAGGCTGGGCCCCATTGCTGGAGCAGATCACCCTCTACCCCGCCGTGCCCATGAGCATCCAGCGCGTGGCCAATGTAGAGCGCGCCCAGATGCTGGTCGAAAGCCCCTCACGCGCGGCGCTGCAGCAGTTTCTGGAAGCCTGGCAATCGGTGCTGCACGCAACGCGCGGCTTGCCGGAATGCAAGGGGCTGATTCGCTGGGCGATTGATGTGGATCCGCTGGCGATTTGA